CCCCGTGCGCATCGATGTGCATGTAAAGCACTCGCGGGTTTTCGCGAAGGACGTGCTGATGCAGCGCCGTTTGCTCCACGCCGTTCTGTTGCAGCGCCAGCATGACCGGGCTGACCTCGTTTTCCGTGAGCACCAGATCACCCATCACCATGGTCGTGCCGCCGGCGTCCATCCGCTTGAACGCCACCCATGAGCCGAGAGCGAGCGTCGGCTTCAGTGTCACGCCGTCGGCAACGACCGTGAGATCGGTGCGGGGAAAACCGAAGCGGAGCACGTCGCCGGGCTGCATGGCGCCTCGTCCGCCAAGTGCTTGTTGCACACTCGCCCACGTCGGGCCGCCATCAGCAGGAAGCGACATCACCTGCGCTGCACCCGGCGTCGAAGCCGAGAGCGTGATGCCCAGCGCACCAAGTAGATGTGATCGAAACGTCATCCGGGCCGACTTCGCGTTGCGTCGCGTCATGGCAGAACCTCTCAAAACCGAGCCGCGATCCGCGGCAGGAACAGGAACCAGTCGCCATACATCGCGTGTGGGGCCAGCGACTGAGATAACATAGCCGTAAGTTCGGGTCTAGCCCGTCGATGCCGACCACGGCCGCTTCCATCTCTCCCCGCTTCGCGAACCCTGTGCTCGTTGCTCCCCGATTCACCTCATGTGCGGCGATCGTCGCGCTGACCGGAACTCTGCTTTCGGCGTCGATCGTTCACGCCCAGCCCGTCGTTGCGGCGGCAGCGAAAGGTGCGCCGGCAGGGGCCACAGGTGGGGCCGCCGGCGCGACGTTACGGAGCGCACCACTCGGCTCAGGATTTCGCCTGGACGGTCGCATGGATGAGGCCATGTGGACAGCGGCCGACTCGATCGGAGCACTCACCGAGGTCGAACCCGTCGCGGGCCGCGCGCCGGCCGGTCGCACCATCGTGCGCGTGCTGACCGACGCCGACCGAATCGTGATCGGCGTGCGCGCCGACGATCCGAATCCCGATGGCATCGTGAGCTTCGCCCGCGAGCGCGACAACTCACTCGCCAACGAAGATCACATCAAGATCGTGCTCGATACGTATCTCGACGGTCGCTCGGGCTACGTGTTCGCGGTGAATCCGAACGGGGCGCGCTACGACGCGTTGATCTCGGGAGACGGCGAGAACGCGAATTGGGATGCGGTCTGGGACGCCGCGACGGTGCGCACCGCGACCGGATGGTCGGCGGAAATCGTGATCCCGATCCGTAGCGTGCAGTTCGCCAGCGGGTTGACCACGTGGGGCTTCAACGTGCAGCGCCGTGTGCAGCGCTTGCTCGAGAACGACCGATGGGCGAGTCCGGTGCGCGACTTCAAGATCACGCAGACGTTTCGCGCGGGACGACTCACCAATCTGCCGCCGTTCGCCCTTGGCCTCGGACTCAGCGTCCGTCCGTCACTGATGGGTGCGACGGGCGTGCCGGCCCCGGGCGCAGTGCGCCGCGATGAACGCGACATGAGTCTCGACATCACGCAGACGCTCGGCGCGAGCACACTGGCGGCCCTTACGGTGAATACGGACTTCGCCGAGACCGAAGTCGACACGCGTCGCACGAATCTCACGCGCTTCCCGATTGTATTTCCCGAGAAGCGCACGTTCTTCCTGCAGGGCGCGGACATCTTCGACTTCGGGCTCAGTCTCGGCGACGACGTGCGGCCGTTCTTCAGCCGGCGCATCGGTTTGCTGAGTGGCAACGAAGTGCCGATCCGCGCCGGCGTGAAAGTCACGGGGCGCGCAAATGGTGCGAACGTGGGAGCGATTGCGTTGCGCACGGGCGACCTCAGTGCTGCGGTCACCGCGGGCACCACGTTGCCGTCAACCGCGAATACGCTCGGCGTGCTCCGCTACAAGCAGAACATCGGACGTGAATCCACGGTGGGGATGATCGGCACCATCGGCGATCCCACGGGCCGCGCCAACAGTTGGATGGGAGGTCTGGATGCGACGTATCAAACCTCACGCTTCCACGGCAACAAGAACCTCGCCATGGGCGTCTGGGGGCTGCAGACCGACCGCGACGGCCTCACCGGCGAGAAGTCGGCGTGGGGCGCCAAGATCGACTATCCGAACGACCTCTGGCAGATCTCGGCCACTTACAAACGCATCGGCGACGGCTTTGATCCGTCACTTGGCTTCGTGCCGCGTGCCGCCGCCCAGATCATCACCTTCACGAGCAACTTCGTGCCGCGTCCGCGCGGACGGGTGGCCGGTTTGCGCGTGCGTCAGATGGTCAACGAGTTCCAGCCGCGCGTCGTCACCGACTTGAACGGGAAGTGGGAGAGCTATCGCATCTTCATGGCGCCGGTAAACTGGCGTCTCGAGAGCGGCGACCGCTTCGAGCTCAACGTGAATCCCACCGGCGAGCGATTGGCCGTGCCATTCACGATTGCGCCGGGTGTCACGATTCCCGCTGGCGCGTATCACTGGAATCGCTATCGCGTGGAAGGTGGGCTCGCTGCCAAGCGCCGCTTCAGCGGACAGGCCACCTGGTGGTTCGGGCCGTTCTACACGGGCCGGCTCGACGAGATCACCTTGACCACCGCGTGGAAGCCGTCGTCACTGTTCAACGTGGAAGTGAACGGCACGCGCAATATCGGCCGTCTGCGCGAAGGAGGGTTCACGCAGGATTTGATCGGCACTCGACTGCGCGTGAATGTATCGTCGAACCTGCAGCTCAATAGCTACGCGCAGTACGACAATCAGAGCGACACGTTCGGCGCGAACACGCGGATTCGTTGGACGTTCTCACCGCTCGGCGACCTGTTCATCGTGTACAACCACAACCTGCGCCACGACATCAACGGCGACACCGGGCTGCCGTACGGCACGGGCCTGCAGACGGATCCGACCACGCGCTACCCGCGCAACTGGGGCTTCGCGTCCAATCAACTGCTGGTCAAGTTGCAGTATGCGTTCCGCTACTAGCATGCGGACGCGCGCGTTGCTGCTGCTCTTGGCGGTGGCGTTGCCGTCCGTTGCCTACGCCCATGGCGTAACCGCCGGCGACAAGGGCTACATCATGGAGACGTTCGGCACGCGCATCGTGCCGTTCATGTATCTCGGTGCGAAGCACATGGTCACTGGTTACGACCATCTGCTCTTTCTCGTCGGCGTCATTTTCTATCTGTACCGCCTGAAGGACATCGGCGTGTACGTCACGCTGTTCGCCGTTGGCCACTCGATCACGCTCATAGCTGGAGTGCTCATGGGCGTGCAGGTAAACGCATTCGTCATCGATGCGGTGATCGGTGCCTCGGTGATCTACAAGGCGCTGGACAATCTCAGCGTGTTCTCGCGCTGGTTGCGATACGAGCCCAATCCGCGCACTGCGACCGTGGTGTTCGGGCTCTGTCACGGACTCGGATTGGCCACAAAGATGCTCGACTTCGAGTTGGGCAAGGCCGGCCTGCTCGAGAATCTGCTGGCCTTCAACGTCGGCGTGGAGGTCGGACAGTTTCTCGCGTTGTGTGTGATCCTCATCGCGATGAGCTTCTGGCGTCGCAGTGCCAGCTTCGTGCGCTACGCGACCGCCGCGAATGTCTTGCTCCTGATGAGCGGCGTGGCGCTCGTGATCTATCAGGTGAACGGCTACTTCACCGCGTCACCGACCTAGGAGGACGTATGCAACAGCAGGACGAGCCTCCCGACGATCTGCCGTCCGTGCGCCTGCTCGCATGGCTGTCGCTCTGCGCCCTGCTGCTCGCGGCCTTCATCGGCGTCGCGGTCGTGCTGCCAGCGGAAACGGACCGCGATCCGACCGGACTGGGTCGTGTGCTCGGGATCGCCGAGATGGGTCGCATCAAGGTGGCGCTCGCCAACGAGGCCGTGGCCGAAGTGAAAGAAGGCGCTCGGGCAAAGACATCTGAGGCAACGCAACTGACTGGGTCGCGCTGGCGTGACTCGATGACGATCACGTTACAGCCAAGTCAGGGAATCGAGGTCAAGATGTCGATGCGTACCGCCGAAACGGCGCGCTACGCATGGACGACGGACGGTGGCGAGGTGTACTTCAACATGCACGGCGAACCGCCGAATCCGCCCAAGGACTACGCGGCCCATCGCTACGGTAAGGGCACGTCTGCCGCCGAGTCGGGTGAGTTGGTGGCCGCGTTCGACGGCGTGCATGGGTGGTTCTGGCGCAATCGCACGGAGCAGCCGATTACAATTACGTTGCGGACTGGTGGGGAATATCTCGTGCTCAAGGAGCTCAAGTAGATGAAGACCACAGTCGTACTGTCGCTCGGGGTCGCACTCACGCTCGCCGCAGGTCGTCATGTGGCGTGGGACGGCATGGTGATGGGCGTTGGAGGTTCGAAGCTCCGCGGCGAGGTGGAGATGGTGGCCGGTAAGACGCCGGGAACGACCGCCGTCGAAGTCAGCTTCGCCCGCGACGCGGCGGGGGCGATCCGGCCCTGGCACGTACATGTGGGCAGCTGTGCGAAAGGCGGTCCTGTACTGGGCGCCGCGTCGGCGTATCCGGTGCTGCGCGTAGACGGGAAGGGCGCCGCCGGGGGCAAGGCGACGTTGCGCCTGGCGCTCCCGGATAGCGGGAGCTTCTACGTGAACGTCCATGAGTCGTCCTCCGCGATGGCGAAGATCGTGGCCTGCGGGGATCTGCTGCTGGAGGAGTAGGGGCCGCTGTTGGAGGTCGCTAGACTGCAGGGATGACGACACCGACCGAAACCGCCCCCGACCGCTACGCCTTCTGGCAGAACGCTCCGCTCTCGATCGCGGGGTCGCGGGTGCTGGTGGCCACGAAGCCTGGGGTGTTTGCGCACGGCACGGTCGACCCGGCGTCGATGATGCTGGCGGAACAGATGGCGTCGATGGGGAAGAGCACCTCGGTGCACCTGAACTGCGGTAACGGCATGGTGCCTGCCGCCGCGGCGGTGGCCGGTGGCGCGTCGATACTCTGGTGCTCGGATCGTTCGCTGCCGTCGGTGCAGGCGACGGAGCGTACGATGGCTGCGAACGGCATTGCCGGCTCTCATGTGGTGCACGCGCATGGCACGCACGCATTTCCGCTGGCATTGGCGGCGGATGTGGTCACCATTCGCGTGTCGACCGACAAGCTGGCGCTGCAGCAGCTCATCTGGGAGGCGTTTCACGCGCTCCGGATTGGCGGCAAGTGCTACATCGCCGGCGCGAACGATGAGGGCGTGAAGCCGGCGGTGCGTCTTCTGGAGTCGATCTTCGGCCTGGCTCGCCTCGAGGCCCAGCACAGCGGGCACCGCTTGGCGGTGGCCACCAAGACCCAGATCGCCCCCGCCTCGCTCACCGAGGGCACGTCACCGTATCTCGACCCGGATCATTTCCGCGACGTCGCGGTGACGCTCAAGGGCGTTGCCCACACGCTATATTCGCGTCCTGGCGTGTTCTCGTGGGAGCATCTCGACGAGGCCACGCAGATCCTGGGAGATGTGCTGGACATCCGCGCCGGTGAATCGGTGCTCGATCTGGGCTGCGGCGCGGGTGCGCTGGGGCTCACGGCGGCCACCTTGTCCGGAAGCGGCCGCGTGTTGATGGTCGATGCCGACGCCGAGGCGGTGCGTTGCGCCGCGCGCGGCATCGCGAAGGCCGAGCTCGGCAACGCCGAGGTGCGCACCAGCGACGTGGGTGGCGGGGTGGGTGAGGAGCAGTTCGACGTGGTCGTCTCCAATCCGCCGTTTCATCAGGGGAAGGCCACCGATCTCATGGTACCGCGGCAGTTTATCGCCGACGCCTACGCGCATCTGAAGGTGGGTGGTCGCCTATTGTTGGTGGCCAACCGCACGCTCCCGTACGAGCAGGTGATCGGCGACCGGTTCGGTGAGGTCCGCACGGTTCACGACGGTCGCCGGTTCAAAGTGCTGGGCGCCACCCGGTAGATGCGCGTTCGCTACCGCGAGAGCGAAAGCCTGACGCTGCGCGTACACTGAAGAGACGGCGGCCGTCCGGCGCCGCCCCGACGGCATCCCGAATCCCAGAGCATGTGGATTGTTGAGCTGGCGCTGAAGCGCCCCTACACCTTCATCGTCGGTGCACTGCTGGTCGTGCTCTTCGGGGTGTTGTCGCTGTTTCGGATGCCCACGGACATTTTCCCGGAAATCGACATCCCCGTGGTGTCGGTCATCTGGTCGTACAACGGGTTGCCGCCGGAGGAGATGGAGCGACGGTTCTCCACGCCGTTCGAGCGGGCGGTCACCACGACCGTAAACAACGTCGAGCATATCGAGTCGCAGTCGCTCGCCGGCGTGAATGTCATCAAGATTTTCTTCCAGCAGGGCGCCGAAGTGGAGTCGGCGGTTGCCCAGCTGGCGGCGGTGTCGCAGAGTATTCTGCGCATCATGCCGCCGGGCGCGTCGGCGCCGTTCATCATCCGCTACAATGCGGCCAACGTGCCGGTGCTGCAGCTCGCGCTGGGTGGTGATTCGCTGTCCGAGCAGGAGCTGGCCGATCTCGGCACAAACGGCATACGCACCCGGCTTGCCACGGTGCGCGGTGCCAGCGTGCCGTCGCCCTATGGTGGTCGGTCGCGCGTCATCAACGTGGACCTCGACCCAGAGCAGTTGATGGCTCGCGGCATTTCGCCCACCGATGTGAGTGATGCCGTGAATGCGCAGAATTTGGTGTTGCCCTCGGGCACCGCGAAAATCGGCGAGCGCGAATACACGGTGCGGCTGAACGGAAGTCCGGATGCAGTCGAAGCGCTGAACGATCTCCCCATCCGCACGGTCAACGGGGCGTTGATCCGCATTCGCGATGTGGCGCAGGTGCGTGACGGGTACGCCGTGCAAACGAACATCGTCCATCGCGACGGCGTGCGCGGCGCGTTGGTCACGGTGCTCAAGTCGGGTGGCGCGTCCACGATCGACGTCGTGAAGCGCGTACGCGAGGCGTTGCCCGGCATTCTGTCCACGCTGCCGTCGGCGCTCAAGGTCGACCTCCTGGCCGATCAGTCGCTGTTCGTGAAGGCGGCGCTGAACGGCGTGCTGTTCGAAGCCGCGGTGGCGGCCTGTCTCACCGCGTTCCTGATTTTGCTGTTCCTCGGAAGCTGGCGTGCCACGCTCATCGTGGCCCTGTCGATCCCGTTGTCTATCCTGGTGTCGATCACAGTACTGGCCGCGCTTGGCCAGACGATCAACGTGATGACGCTCGGTGGGCTGGCCCTCGCCGTCGGCGTGTTGGTCGACGATGCCACGGTCGGCATCGAGAACATCTATCGGGTGCTCGCCCACGAGTCCGATATCGAGAAGGCGATTCTCGAGGGGGCGGGGCAGATCGCCGTGCCCACGCTCGTGTCGACGCTGGCCATCTGCATCGTGTTCGTGCCGATCTTCTTTCTGAGCGGTGTGGCCGGCTCTTTGTTTGCGCCACTCGCGATGGCCGTTGTGTTCGCGATGCTCGCGTCATATGTGATTTCGCGGACGCTGGTGCCGACGCTGGTGCGCTACGCGCTGGAGAAGGAGCGACGGAATCGCGAAGCGGCGCACGGCGTGGAAACACCCGGGGCCTTCACGCGGGCGCACCATCGGTTCGAAGCGTGGTTCGAGCAGCAGCGCCTCCAGTATCGTGACGCGCTGTCGCGTGCGCTGCACCATCCCACCAAGGTGTTCGTGTCCTTCGGTCTGGTCGTCGTGTTCGCCGGTGGGCTCGTGCCGTTTCTCGGACAGGATTTCTTCCCGGTGGTCGACGCCGGACAGATTCGCCTCCACCTCCGCGCACCGATCGGTACACGTGTCGAGGAGACCGCGCGGCTGGTGGCCGAGGTTGAAGCCAGGATCCGGAAGATCATCCCGCCGGCAGATCTCGGGACGATGCTCGACAACGTCGGCATCAGCACGTCGAGCTCCACCAACTTGGCGTTCAGCGACAATCCGACCACCGGTGTGACCGACGCCGACATCCTGATCGTGTTGAACGACGAGCGCGTCGGCAACGTCGATGCGTACCGTCGAGAAATGCGCAGCATGATGCGCGCAGACTATCCACAGGTCGCCTTCTTCTTCCAAGCCGCCGATATCGTCGGGCAGATTCTCAATTTCGGACTTCCGGCGCCGATCAACGTGCAGGTGGTCGGCTCGAACAAGGTGAAGAATTTCGAGATCGCGCAGTTTCTCGAGCGCCGGTTGCGCAACGTGCCCGGCGCGGTGGATGTGTATTTGCAGCAGCGCACGGCCGGCCCTGAGCTGTTCGTCTCGATCGACCGCGCCCGCGCGTCGGGGATGGCGCTCACGGAACGCGAAATTGCCAGCGATCTCCTCGTGTCGCTGTCATCCAGCGGCCAAACGGCACCGAACGTGTGGCTCAATCCGCAGAACGGCGTGCAGTATTCGGTGAACGTGCAGACACCGCAGTACCGCGTGGCCTCGCTCGAGGCGCTGGGGCGCACGCCGCTCTTGGGCGCTGCTGGCGGCACGACGCAGATGCTCAACAACCTCGCCACGATCACTCGCCGCAGTGGCGTCGCCGTGGTCAGTCACTACGACGTCGCACCGGTATTCGACATCTTCGCCAATGTGCAGGATCGCGACTTGGGTGGCGTCGCGCGTGAAATGGAAACCGTACTCGACTCATTGCGCCGTGACCTGCCGCGCGGCACGACGCTCGCGATTCGCGGCCAGGTGGCGAGTATGTGGACGTCCTACACCGGCCTCGCGGTTGGTCTGGTCTTCGCGATTCTGCTCGTCTATCTCGTGATGGTGGTGAATTTCCAGTCGTGGTTGGACCCGTTCATCATCAGCTGCGCCATCCCTGGTGCG
This region of Gemmatimonas groenlandica genomic DNA includes:
- a CDS encoding transmembrane anchor protein translates to MQQQDEPPDDLPSVRLLAWLSLCALLLAAFIGVAVVLPAETDRDPTGLGRVLGIAEMGRIKVALANEAVAEVKEGARAKTSEATQLTGSRWRDSMTITLQPSQGIEVKMSMRTAETARYAWTTDGGEVYFNMHGEPPNPPKDYAAHRYGKGTSAAESGELVAAFDGVHGWFWRNRTEQPITITLRTGGEYLVLKELK
- a CDS encoding methyltransferase — translated: MTTPTETAPDRYAFWQNAPLSIAGSRVLVATKPGVFAHGTVDPASMMLAEQMASMGKSTSVHLNCGNGMVPAAAAVAGGASILWCSDRSLPSVQATERTMAANGIAGSHVVHAHGTHAFPLALAADVVTIRVSTDKLALQQLIWEAFHALRIGGKCYIAGANDEGVKPAVRLLESIFGLARLEAQHSGHRLAVATKTQIAPASLTEGTSPYLDPDHFRDVAVTLKGVAHTLYSRPGVFSWEHLDEATQILGDVLDIRAGESVLDLGCGAGALGLTAATLSGSGRVLMVDADAEAVRCAARGIAKAELGNAEVRTSDVGGGVGEEQFDVVVSNPPFHQGKATDLMVPRQFIADAYAHLKVGGRLLLVANRTLPYEQVIGDRFGEVRTVHDGRRFKVLGATR
- a CDS encoding carbohydrate binding family 9 domain-containing protein, whose translation is MDEAMWTAADSIGALTEVEPVAGRAPAGRTIVRVLTDADRIVIGVRADDPNPDGIVSFARERDNSLANEDHIKIVLDTYLDGRSGYVFAVNPNGARYDALISGDGENANWDAVWDAATVRTATGWSAEIVIPIRSVQFASGLTTWGFNVQRRVQRLLENDRWASPVRDFKITQTFRAGRLTNLPPFALGLGLSVRPSLMGATGVPAPGAVRRDERDMSLDITQTLGASTLAALTVNTDFAETEVDTRRTNLTRFPIVFPEKRTFFLQGADIFDFGLSLGDDVRPFFSRRIGLLSGNEVPIRAGVKVTGRANGANVGAIALRTGDLSAAVTAGTTLPSTANTLGVLRYKQNIGRESTVGMIGTIGDPTGRANSWMGGLDATYQTSRFHGNKNLAMGVWGLQTDRDGLTGEKSAWGAKIDYPNDLWQISATYKRIGDGFDPSLGFVPRAAAQIITFTSNFVPRPRGRVAGLRVRQMVNEFQPRVVTDLNGKWESYRIFMAPVNWRLESGDRFELNVNPTGERLAVPFTIAPGVTIPAGAYHWNRYRVEGGLAAKRRFSGQATWWFGPFYTGRLDEITLTTAWKPSSLFNVEVNGTRNIGRLREGGFTQDLIGTRLRVNVSSNLQLNSYAQYDNQSDTFGANTRIRWTFSPLGDLFIVYNHNLRHDINGDTGLPYGTGLQTDPTTRYPRNWGFASNQLLVKLQYAFRY
- a CDS encoding efflux RND transporter permease subunit produces the protein MWIVELALKRPYTFIVGALLVVLFGVLSLFRMPTDIFPEIDIPVVSVIWSYNGLPPEEMERRFSTPFERAVTTTVNNVEHIESQSLAGVNVIKIFFQQGAEVESAVAQLAAVSQSILRIMPPGASAPFIIRYNAANVPVLQLALGGDSLSEQELADLGTNGIRTRLATVRGASVPSPYGGRSRVINVDLDPEQLMARGISPTDVSDAVNAQNLVLPSGTAKIGEREYTVRLNGSPDAVEALNDLPIRTVNGALIRIRDVAQVRDGYAVQTNIVHRDGVRGALVTVLKSGGASTIDVVKRVREALPGILSTLPSALKVDLLADQSLFVKAALNGVLFEAAVAACLTAFLILLFLGSWRATLIVALSIPLSILVSITVLAALGQTINVMTLGGLALAVGVLVDDATVGIENIYRVLAHESDIEKAILEGAGQIAVPTLVSTLAICIVFVPIFFLSGVAGSLFAPLAMAVVFAMLASYVISRTLVPTLVRYALEKERRNREAAHGVETPGAFTRAHHRFEAWFEQQRLQYRDALSRALHHPTKVFVSFGLVVVFAGGLVPFLGQDFFPVVDAGQIRLHLRAPIGTRVEETARLVAEVEARIRKIIPPADLGTMLDNVGISTSSSTNLAFSDNPTTGVTDADILIVLNDERVGNVDAYRREMRSMMRADYPQVAFFFQAADIVGQILNFGLPAPINVQVVGSNKVKNFEIAQFLERRLRNVPGAVDVYLQQRTAGPELFVSIDRARASGMALTEREIASDLLVSLSSSGQTAPNVWLNPQNGVQYSVNVQTPQYRVASLEALGRTPLLGAAGGTTQMLNNLATITRRSGVAVVSHYDVAPVFDIFANVQDRDLGGVAREMETVLDSLRRDLPRGTTLAIRGQVASMWTSYTGLAVGLVFAILLVYLVMVVNFQSWLDPFIISCAIPGALAGIVWALFACGNTITVPAFMGAIMSMGVATANSILVVSFANERMAAGRTALEAALDAASTRLRPVIMTALAMLVGMLPMALGFGEGGEQNAPLGRAVIGGLTFATVATLFVVPIVYSRLRRAPRTV
- a CDS encoding HupE/UreJ family protein, producing the protein MRSATSMRTRALLLLLAVALPSVAYAHGVTAGDKGYIMETFGTRIVPFMYLGAKHMVTGYDHLLFLVGVIFYLYRLKDIGVYVTLFAVGHSITLIAGVLMGVQVNAFVIDAVIGASVIYKALDNLSVFSRWLRYEPNPRTATVVFGLCHGLGLATKMLDFELGKAGLLENLLAFNVGVEVGQFLALCVILIAMSFWRRSASFVRYATAANVLLLMSGVALVIYQVNGYFTASPT